Proteins encoded together in one Osmerus eperlanus chromosome 20, fOsmEpe2.1, whole genome shotgun sequence window:
- the twist1a gene encoding twist-related protein 1a, which yields MFENTMREDSCSSMASPMDSAGNSEEEVERQPRRAARKRRANRRGMGENVGDLISPSPGKKGRKSGSGESEASSPQSLEDLQTQRVMANVRERQRTQSLNEAFVSLRKIIPTLPSDKLSKIQTLKLAARYIDFLYQVLQSDELDARGASCSYLAHERLSYAFSVWRMEGAWSVSATS from the coding sequence ATGTTTGAAAACACAATGCGGGAAGACTCATGCTCCTCAATGGCATCACCGATGGACAGCGCGGGGAAcagcgaggaggaggtggaacgtCAACCACGGAGAGCAGCAAGAAAACGGCGGGCTAATCGCAGGGGTATGGGAGAGAACGTTGGGGACTTAATTAGCCCGAGCCCGGGGAAGAAAGGACGGAAAAGCGGGAGTGGCGAGAGTGAAGCCAGTAGCCCACAGTCTTTGGAGGATTTGCAGACGCAGCGCGTAATGGCAAATGTGCGTGAGCGTCAGAGGACTCAGTCTCTGAACGAGGCTTTCGTATCGTTACGTAAGATCATCCCTACACTACCATCAGATAAACTCAGCAAGATTCAAACACTGAAGCTCGCGGCGCGGTACATCGATTTTCTTTATCAGGTTCTGCAAAGTGACGAGCTTGACGCGCGAGGGGCCAGCTGCAGCTACTTGGCGCACGAACGGCTTAGCTATGCATTCTCTGTCTGGAGGATGGAGGGCGCATGGTCCGTATCCGCTACATCCTAG